The following are from one region of the Hyphomicrobium album genome:
- a CDS encoding HlyD family type I secretion periplasmic adaptor subunit, translating to MAVAPAETPDWLTSPIEFEDQASTRTRRHTMRIVVLLVAVALVWAAVAPIREHSKAQGQLVPRFEVRPVQHLEGGIVDQILVSEGDLVEKGQPLLRLRPIETQSDLAGLHVRANNLTLQKARSEALLAGREMQPGSLKGIGADIVAEHNQVLRLRVAQRAKERELLASRVDQRKAEIAGLKSQIPMQQRLVEMQKERLDGRQQLFAQGAMSKKQVLEVETLYEQARIQLRESERKLAMAEEALPEAAAALDEAEAQARKLWSEELTKASSELAEIQETVRKQTDRVDRLEVRSPIRGRVQNLLQRSPGEVVPPGESILRVVPVGGDLVAEVRVHPEDIADVKVGDAADIKVSAFDFSRYGKLKGAVTSISPTTFETEDDQLYYKALIKFDPADATNFKPFARLQPGMTIDADIISGSKSLLRYLLKPIFRGMDVAFSER from the coding sequence GTGGCCGTCGCACCCGCCGAGACGCCCGATTGGCTGACCAGCCCAATCGAGTTCGAGGACCAGGCCTCGACGAGGACGCGCCGGCATACGATGCGTATCGTCGTCCTGCTCGTCGCCGTGGCGCTGGTTTGGGCCGCGGTTGCTCCCATCCGCGAGCACTCGAAAGCGCAGGGACAGCTTGTGCCGCGCTTCGAGGTGCGCCCCGTGCAGCATCTGGAAGGCGGCATCGTCGACCAGATTCTCGTCAGCGAGGGCGATCTCGTCGAGAAGGGGCAGCCGCTGCTGCGCTTGCGGCCCATCGAGACCCAATCCGATCTCGCCGGCCTGCACGTTCGCGCCAACAATCTGACGCTGCAGAAGGCGCGCTCGGAAGCGCTTCTCGCCGGTCGCGAGATGCAGCCGGGCTCGTTGAAGGGCATCGGCGCCGATATCGTCGCCGAGCACAATCAGGTCCTTCGGTTGCGTGTTGCGCAGCGGGCCAAGGAACGCGAACTGCTGGCGAGCCGTGTCGATCAGCGCAAGGCGGAGATCGCCGGCCTGAAGTCGCAGATTCCGATGCAGCAACGGCTGGTCGAGATGCAGAAGGAGCGTCTGGATGGCCGCCAGCAGCTGTTCGCGCAGGGCGCCATGTCGAAAAAGCAGGTACTGGAGGTTGAAACCCTCTACGAGCAGGCGCGCATCCAGCTGCGCGAGAGCGAGCGCAAGCTGGCGATGGCCGAGGAAGCGCTACCGGAGGCCGCGGCGGCGCTCGATGAAGCCGAGGCACAGGCACGCAAGCTCTGGAGCGAGGAGCTGACAAAGGCATCGAGCGAGCTTGCTGAGATTCAGGAAACGGTCCGCAAGCAGACGGATCGCGTCGACAGGCTCGAGGTTCGCTCACCAATTCGCGGCAGGGTGCAGAACCTGCTGCAGCGCTCACCTGGGGAGGTGGTGCCGCCCGGAGAGAGCATCTTGCGTGTCGTGCCGGTCGGGGGCGATCTGGTGGCCGAGGTTCGCGTCCATCCGGAGGACATCGCCGACGTCAAGGTCGGCGACGCAGCCGACATCAAGGTCAGCGCCTTCGATTTCAGCCGCTACGGCAAGCTCAAGGGCGCGGTCACCTCGATCTCGCCGACGACCTTCGAGACCGAGGACGACCAGCTCTATTACAAGGCGCTGATCAAGTTCGATCCTGCCGATGCGACAAACTTCAAGCCGTTCGCGCGGCTCCAGCCCGGCATGACGATCGACGCCGACATCATCTCCGGCAGCAAGTCGCTGCTGCGCTATCTGCTGAAGCCGATCTTCCGCGGGATGGACGTCGCCTTCTCGGAGCGGTGA
- a CDS encoding peptidase domain-containing ABC transporter, producing MIQPNQTESASRIEDRATVAGNLAREGPAASSADTQHHSIGLAADAGTFDRLLLEILATLRWRGEHRRLFEALPHMQRIGSFTMLRTVLDRLDVGLIMVERHGRQLAARDLPYLVVDAATCWLVRSVGGKAQVYNAAAPSASVDADSLRGTTYLLRMNTADEAAAWAPVDGFVGAVVRSLRKPIIRIAVYSAAISALGIVLSLYILLVYDLVVATGSRDTLAFLAFGAAVGLALELFLYAQRSKRIAYIASRFDGIVQVRALSAVVNLPLALTERAPLSSQLARFRQFELGRDLFAGRLASALIDLPFTLLFLAMLFVIGGSLGFVPLGIALVMIALAAFSVPASLAHTSRVAAVRLKAETMLLELATKFGALRGASAEPKWLARYGRKLAIYERARFESMRQSNALQITTNALIALAGVATLGVGAQRVIEGTLSLGGLVACMIIVWRMLVPLQIVSLGLPRLWQLRTTIGQIDDLMRMRPERDEPAPLVYRRLRGSIATSGLYLNLGTRQEPQLRGVNIDIRPGETVVVTGPSGSGKSTLLKVLLGLYPQYMGTVRLGGLDMRQLDPAEVRAAVGYASNHLNFFYGTVADNLRFAFPDATDHDIVEALAAVGIRLPHPDLPEGIETRISATAARSFSQGMLCRLSLARAFVKKSSIILLDDAYSGLDAEGDAALISHLNTLRGNTTVVLVTARPSHMRIADRIIIMNAGTVAMSGKPDNIIPKIMEVIHAEVA from the coding sequence ATGATCCAACCCAATCAGACAGAAAGTGCGAGCAGGATCGAAGACAGAGCGACGGTGGCCGGCAACCTCGCGCGCGAGGGCCCCGCTGCCTCGAGCGCGGACACGCAGCACCACTCGATCGGCTTGGCCGCGGATGCGGGTACGTTCGACCGGTTGCTGCTGGAGATACTAGCCACACTCAGATGGCGCGGAGAGCATCGCCGCTTGTTCGAAGCTCTTCCCCACATGCAGCGGATCGGCTCGTTCACCATGCTGCGTACGGTCCTCGACCGTCTGGACGTGGGCCTGATCATGGTGGAACGCCACGGCCGGCAGTTGGCGGCCAGGGACCTGCCCTACCTGGTAGTGGATGCCGCAACCTGCTGGCTCGTCAGGTCCGTAGGCGGGAAGGCGCAAGTCTACAACGCCGCCGCGCCGTCCGCGAGCGTGGATGCCGACTCACTGCGGGGCACTACCTACCTGCTGAGGATGAACACAGCCGACGAGGCCGCGGCCTGGGCCCCTGTCGATGGGTTTGTCGGAGCCGTCGTGCGGTCGCTCCGCAAACCGATCATAAGGATTGCCGTGTACTCGGCAGCGATCAGTGCGCTCGGCATTGTCCTGTCTCTCTACATCCTGCTCGTCTACGACCTGGTGGTCGCCACAGGTTCGCGCGATACCCTGGCCTTTCTTGCCTTCGGCGCCGCTGTGGGTCTTGCGCTCGAACTTTTTCTCTACGCTCAGCGGTCGAAGCGCATCGCCTACATCGCCTCGCGCTTCGACGGCATCGTCCAGGTTCGAGCACTCTCCGCCGTTGTCAATTTGCCCCTGGCGCTGACGGAGCGGGCGCCGCTCTCGTCGCAGCTCGCGCGCTTCCGGCAGTTCGAGCTCGGCCGCGACCTGTTTGCGGGGCGCCTTGCGTCGGCCCTCATCGATCTGCCCTTCACGCTCCTGTTCCTCGCGATGCTTTTCGTCATCGGCGGCTCTTTGGGATTTGTGCCGCTGGGGATCGCCCTCGTCATGATCGCGCTCGCCGCTTTCTCCGTGCCGGCGTCCTTGGCGCACACGTCGAGGGTTGCCGCCGTCAGGCTCAAGGCGGAGACCATGCTGCTCGAGCTGGCGACCAAGTTTGGCGCCCTGCGAGGTGCTTCCGCTGAACCCAAGTGGCTCGCCCGTTATGGCCGCAAGCTTGCCATCTACGAGCGAGCCCGCTTCGAGAGCATGCGCCAGAGCAACGCGCTGCAGATCACGACCAACGCACTCATCGCCCTTGCCGGGGTTGCCACTCTAGGAGTCGGCGCGCAGCGCGTGATCGAGGGCACGCTGTCGCTGGGCGGCCTGGTCGCCTGCATGATCATCGTGTGGCGAATGCTGGTTCCGCTGCAGATCGTGTCGCTCGGCCTGCCCCGCTTGTGGCAGCTGCGTACGACAATCGGGCAGATCGACGATCTGATGCGCATGCGGCCGGAGCGCGACGAGCCCGCGCCGCTTGTCTACCGGCGACTGCGCGGCAGCATCGCCACTTCGGGGCTCTATCTCAATCTCGGGACGCGCCAGGAGCCGCAGCTGCGGGGCGTCAACATCGACATCCGGCCGGGCGAGACCGTTGTCGTCACGGGGCCCAGCGGCAGTGGCAAGTCGACCCTGCTCAAGGTGCTTCTGGGTCTCTATCCGCAGTACATGGGCACGGTGCGGCTGGGCGGCCTCGACATGCGCCAGCTCGATCCTGCGGAAGTTCGTGCGGCGGTCGGTTATGCGTCCAACCACCTGAACTTCTTTTACGGCACGGTTGCCGACAACCTGCGCTTTGCCTTCCCCGACGCTACCGATCACGACATCGTCGAGGCCTTGGCGGCGGTGGGGATTCGGTTGCCGCATCCTGATCTGCCCGAGGGGATCGAGACGCGCATCAGCGCGACCGCCGCTCGTTCGTTTTCCCAAGGCATGCTGTGCCGCCTGTCGCTGGCTCGCGCCTTCGTCAAGAAGTCCTCGATCATTCTGTTGGATGACGCCTACAGCGGCCTCGACGCCGAAGGCGACGCCGCCCTGATTTCCCACCTCAACACTCTGCGCGGCAACACCACCGTGGTGCTGGTGACCGCTCGACCCAGCCACATGCGGATTGCCGACCGCATCATCATCATGAATGCGGGCACCGTCGCCATGAGCGGCAAGCCGGACAACATCATTCCCAAAATTATGGAAGTCATTCACGCCGAAGTTGCGTGA
- a CDS encoding peptidase domain-containing ABC transporter codes for MQPTISTFDSATPRTSPASDGPSGAPSGGVSAVAGREYLQLFGRTFSSLPADVIAASVAINLLGLALPLAILQVYDRIIPRASWSTLFYLVLCVCIVVLLEAVLRVMRSQVIAWAAMKEAWRNSVDAAARVALAPARVLHREPATWLLQRFQAIGTVSDFQLNPARLVIIDLPFVLIFVAFLFAISPLLAAIPFAMFVLFAIVAIMQGRALKVATAARARSEAKTRDFLHETLSGIVDVKALAMEQQVLRRFERLEEAASGHSYNVHLLSDNAVSLASLASTTTQLATVTLGALLTINGDITIGALACCTMLSGRVMQPLGRLVSSWNEIHSVIVAEETARPIYELPRNDRPAPAINRALPARVVFEDVSFTHAGKPEPILSDASFCIEPGAIVALTGPNGSGKSTVVRLALGRLRPQSGQVLIDGIPATLAETCLCGNLALVDYHVASIRGTVLNNLTMYDEGNDAERALSMARLIGLEDDIHALPRGYDTRLGEAASEPIPPSLLQRIAIVRALVSQPRLLILDEANLALDYRSDHLLARALLSLKGKVTIIIITNRPSFAAVADRVVAIRGRKFVQLHEKQSMMKSAASSKEVVA; via the coding sequence GTGCAGCCCACCATCTCGACATTCGACTCAGCAACACCAAGAACCTCGCCTGCCTCGGATGGCCCCTCCGGCGCGCCTTCAGGCGGGGTGTCGGCTGTTGCCGGCCGAGAGTACCTCCAGCTGTTCGGCAGGACGTTCTCCAGCTTGCCGGCCGACGTGATTGCCGCCTCGGTCGCCATCAATCTGTTGGGCTTGGCGCTGCCGCTGGCAATTCTGCAGGTCTATGACCGCATCATCCCGCGCGCGAGCTGGTCCACTCTCTTCTACCTCGTCCTCTGCGTGTGCATTGTCGTGCTCCTGGAGGCGGTCCTGCGGGTCATGCGCAGCCAAGTCATCGCCTGGGCCGCGATGAAGGAAGCCTGGAGGAACAGTGTCGATGCCGCCGCCCGCGTTGCGCTGGCGCCAGCTCGGGTGCTCCACCGGGAGCCTGCAACTTGGCTGCTGCAACGCTTTCAGGCCATCGGTACGGTTTCGGACTTTCAGCTGAACCCTGCGCGTCTGGTCATCATCGACCTGCCGTTCGTATTGATATTCGTAGCTTTCCTGTTTGCGATAAGCCCCCTGCTCGCGGCCATTCCGTTTGCAATGTTCGTTTTGTTCGCCATCGTCGCAATCATGCAGGGACGCGCGCTGAAGGTCGCCACGGCGGCGCGCGCGCGTTCGGAGGCGAAGACCCGCGATTTCCTGCATGAAACTCTGAGCGGCATCGTCGACGTCAAGGCGCTTGCGATGGAGCAGCAGGTTCTGCGCCGCTTCGAGCGCCTGGAGGAAGCAGCGTCCGGCCATTCCTATAACGTCCATCTGTTGTCCGACAATGCCGTCAGCCTCGCTTCCCTTGCATCCACCACGACGCAGCTGGCGACTGTCACGCTCGGCGCCTTGCTGACGATCAACGGCGACATCACGATCGGCGCGCTGGCGTGCTGCACGATGCTCTCCGGAAGAGTGATGCAGCCGCTGGGGCGCCTGGTCTCGAGCTGGAACGAGATACACTCGGTGATTGTCGCGGAGGAGACGGCGCGGCCGATTTACGAGTTGCCGCGCAATGACCGGCCTGCCCCGGCCATCAATAGAGCGCTACCGGCGCGTGTGGTCTTCGAGGATGTTTCGTTCACCCATGCGGGCAAGCCGGAGCCGATACTGTCAGATGCCAGCTTTTGCATCGAGCCTGGTGCGATCGTTGCGCTGACGGGACCGAACGGCAGCGGCAAGTCGACAGTCGTCCGCCTCGCCCTGGGACGGCTACGTCCGCAGTCAGGCCAGGTTCTGATCGACGGGATACCAGCAACGCTGGCCGAGACCTGCCTCTGCGGCAACCTCGCGCTGGTCGATTATCATGTGGCGTCGATACGCGGCACCGTCCTCAACAATCTCACGATGTACGATGAAGGCAACGACGCCGAGAGGGCACTCTCGATGGCGCGCCTGATCGGCCTCGAAGACGATATCCACGCCCTTCCCCGTGGCTACGACACCCGGCTGGGCGAGGCTGCTAGCGAGCCGATACCGCCGAGCCTGCTGCAGCGCATCGCCATTGTCCGGGCATTGGTTAGTCAGCCGCGGCTCCTGATCCTCGATGAAGCGAACCTCGCGCTCGATTACCGAAGCGACCACCTGCTGGCGCGCGCGCTCCTTTCTCTGAAGGGCAAGGTGACTATCATCATCATTACGAACCGGCCTTCGTTCGCCGCCGTCGCCGACCGCGTCGTCGCGATTCGCGGGCGGAAATTCGTGCAGCTCCATGAAAAGCAATCGATGATGAAATCGGCTGCCTCCTCCAAGGAGGTCGTCGCATGA